From Acomys russatus chromosome 2, mAcoRus1.1, whole genome shotgun sequence, one genomic window encodes:
- the LOC127201219 gene encoding oxygen-regulated protein 1-like, which translates to MASFTLKILKVSTHTSSVVRPQTDSLASEKTYDCHSDCSIAPENYLTLEKHDSHTLSAYPSEDGVEKSVVFNQDGTMTVVMKVRFKIKEEETVKWTTTVNRAGLSNNDEKSRMSSHPGKTDDPPSSLKLAACSLSEDIADTAQQGNWTEEENTQMTEQQVEMCSSAGWENASLETDTIQASQTQVKHFYRPPTPGPRRRRQKKSVIGTVTVVSETEVQEKQFSYSEEREGGEKSGYHMFTHSCSKMSSVSNKLVQISSNDEMESTLDRTKEGGVLKSNAINAGTAVEITSQQVLKVCHTNGLPATMSENSVVEEGTEDSVVSDRAGIKHFRTYGNTNDRFGSISSDTTLSSGNNSQNDKHILDVSSVGSSTLTARVDRLVSEFAYCGIGEHPPENVKQALSTFASKKKKKSQQQMTNSKKKKKVIDTKRASNKAGKINKAGTIAQEILLQDPDCPLQEGLDTGDMVIESSNFFPKNNFRISKTFHKSKLSTFQSPKSQKLLAKRKPRPLKTVNIGGLRKQETGQGEKVLLHRESKLYKSNLENQSLLHVFDTLDENQKALHRPQSQMEISIGNLRGMTKKSLVPKVNDLHITLKNQKKQKGDKLKSRVLVREERVTPMANSLAPVKKPGFPEGIPHHSVKNYVQRWLHSINPYPDFEHRKSAPLCQNKNNVENYNSNGFPGNNLHTTSSKENSFVMENNKPKTKNANWMGSKNQEVSKSLVTKDNGAQLNLCESQDGSLNDPYLVSLHDHYTLSQITVNDHNTKSNLSTETSKPEASLVYQEVNLATHGNSIEAAIQVDTMGENAPKDYFPALLLQHLEALVSNNQKNQNGITQSPGSLADVAFPSAICKSSTNLLLAWLLVLNLKGNMNGFCPSDAHKITSRSSETVALLEVLKHVAITEEADDLKAAVANLVESTKNCSGPSEREQSTVPANYMATSTQSAVKNNENESTQKTILDEGSSVREDCGPEFCVSEMIGKSHNSPCEVCTVNMTCPPKGIGNLSDTSVTRNSCTMSQPSTNDASYLRKTCLLTDDVCAHKACAQENSIYEAPYPSDETNIPIRDCNTIDSVNSKENKCIDDLELTENLKGVDEVLKDLNILADPMYKTDCNMSASSQNVSNLSSHGLFLSKMDPEFDKDYSPLGESNNCSLKKVVTKKKHLPFDKEESRTSEEPGSITNSMTSGERNNISELESFEELESQDTDIFDIKDTAEEKAEESMEKEVEATLELMNISGRNIKEEERSTMTTGSGQVTPPSLVFCYDSNKNTEKEISVGETKMRVKMMVQSMENVSHTESSLNLKKHNRNPVASDWSGYRTDSENGHPCTASSDDHYDSDDTAQEKEYNRGFVKRAIEKLYGKAEIIKSPFFHGAIHKSQVCPYNPVEDQGAKKSSLYGSECQSMVSSEQVSRRSHMLQEFQEKRQGEVDVSSTGDGFAGNSIEKATKPTEHDRVFAEKERGKLVDNGKWLLRENHLWRVSSDNPGMYGNADTTSVDTLTDKNSSEVPYSHFGDLAPGPTMAELSSSELEEMTQPLEMKCNYFNFPHGSDSEPFCDDFLDIQNKTCSKERIPKHHTEEKDNYPSESTRPSATQAFAPAGNKVHPVCDNVIKSQPLPRSNVTHGALQEGDSLDKLYALCGQHCPILTVIVQPVNEEDRGFAYRKDSDIENSLGFQLWMKIYPFLLQSNKNMFSSGNNKVSVGKEFIDNGIGDLFNELYFKNRIVLVDEKMKHKHANSLEEDINLKKFQLFFKKRLSDCLQTSLLVVGNMNSNTLKPSNWTNNFKFVDENNNLINRFQNSRENSNRAVRENTSCQFPFGLCGLVYFLDTCQVEKSLNIKTRNELEIYYILDGEILFIWEEENELNVIDIESNNEQDDS; encoded by the coding sequence ATGGCATCTTTTACTCTTAAAATCTTGAAAGTGAGCACACATACGTCTTCAGTCGTAAGACCCCAGACTGATTCCCTGGCTTCGGAGAAAACATATGATTGCCACTCAGACTGTTCCATAGCCCCCGAGAATTACTTGACCTTAGAAAAACATGATTCTCACACTCTCTCAGCCTATCCTTCTGAAGATGGTGTTGAGAAGTCAGTTGTGTTTAATCAAGATGGTACTATGACAGTTGTGATGAAAGTTCGATTCaagataaaagaagaagaaactgttaAGTGGACAACCACTGTCAACAGAGCTGGCCTTTCTAATAATGATGAAAAGAGTAGGATGAGCAGTCATCCAGGAAAAACAGATGATCCACCATCTAGTTTAAAGCTCGCAGCCTGCTCACTGTCCGAAGACATTGCAGACACCGCTCAGCAGGGCAATtggacagaggaagaaaatactcAAATGACAGAGCAGCAGGTGGAAATGTGTAGTTCTGCTGGTTGGGAGAATGCATCTTTGGAGACAGACACTATTCAGGCAAGCCAGACACAGGTAAAACATTTTTATCGGCCCCCAACGCCTGGgccaaggaggaggagacaaaagaAATCTGTGATAGGGACTGTCACTGTAGTATCTGAAACAGAGGTTCAAGAAAAGCAGTTTTCTTATAGTGAGGAAAGAGAGGGTGGAGAAAAATCTGGGTACCACATGTTTACACATTCTTGCAGTAAAATGTCGTCAGTATCTAATAAGCTTGTTCAGATTAGTAGCAATGATGAGATGGAGTCAACGTTGGACAGAACAAAGGAAGGCGGAGTGCTCAAGTCAAATGCCATAAATGCCGGCACTGCTGTAGAAATCACAAGTCAGCAGGTCTTAAAGGTGTGCCATACCAACGGTTTACCAGCAACCATGTCAGAGAACTCAGTTGTGGAGGAAGGCACAGAGGACAGTGTGGTGTCAGACAGAGCTGGTATCAAGCACTTCAGGACATATGGTAACACCAACGATCGGTTTGGCTCTATTTCATCCGATACAACTCTTTCCTCAGGTAACAACTCTCAAAATGACAAACATATTTTGGATGTTTCTTCGGTAGGATCTTCTACTCTCACTGCACGAGTGGACAGACTTGTTAGTGAATTTGCTTATTGTGGCATCGGAGAACATCCACCAGAAAATGTAAAGCAGGCTTTATCCACTTTTGccagcaaaaagaagaagaaatctcagCAGCAAATGACAAattccaagaagaagaaaaaagtgattGACACCAAACGGGCCTCTAATAAAGCAgggaaaataaacaaagcaggAACAATTGCACAAGAAATACTGTTGCAAGACCCAGACTGTCCTCTTCAAGAAGGCCTTGATACAGGTGACATGGTCATTGAATCCAGtaattttttccccaaaaataatttcagaatttccAAGACTTTCCATAAAAGTAAATTAAGTACTTTTCAAAGTCCTAAGAGCCAAAAACTTTTAGCCAAAAGAAAACCCAGACCACTAAAGACTGTAAATATAGGAGGactcagaaaacaagaaactgGGCAAGGAGAGAAAGTACTTCTCCACAGGGAATCTAAGCTTTATAAAAGTAATTTGGAAAATCAAAGTTTACTTCACGTGTTTGATACCCTTGACGAAAACCAGAAAGCTTTGCACAGACCACAGTCCCAAATGGAGATATCAATTGGAAATCTGAGAGGAATGACCAAAAAGAGTTTAGTTCCAAAAGTTAATGATTtacacataactttaaaaaaccagaaaaaacaaaaaggagacaaATTGAAGTCCAGGGTTTTAGTGAGAGAAGAGCGCGTTACACCCATGGCAAATTCACTAGCTCCTGTGAAGAAACCTGGTTTTCCTGAGGGTATCCCCCATCATTCAGTTAAGAACTATGTACAGAGATGGTTGCATAGCATAAATCCATATCCAGATTTTGAGCATAGAAAGTCAGCTCCACTatgccaaaacaaaaataatgtggaaaattATAACAGTAATGGGTTTCCAGGAAATAATCTCCATACAACTTCttcaaaagaaaatagttttgttaTGGAAAATAATAAGCCCAAAACTAAAAATGCCAATTGGATGGGCAGCAAGAATCAAGAGGTGAGTAAATCTCTTGTGACTAAAGATAATGGTGCACAGCTTAATCTTTGTGAGAGTCAGGATGGGTCTCTGAACGATCCTTATTTGGTTTCTTTGCATGACCATTATACTTTGTCACAAATCACCGTCAACGATCATAATACTAAAAGTAATTTATCTACTGAAACGTCAAAGCCAGAAGCGAGCCTTGTTTACCAAGAAGTAAACCTAGCTACACATGGGAACAGTATTGAGGCTGCCATTCAGGTAGATACAATGGGAGAAAATGCTCCAAAAGACTACTTCCCAGCCCTGTTGCTTCAGCACCTGGAAGCTTTGGTTTCTAATAATCAGAAAAATCAGAATGGAATTACTCAATCACCAGGTTCCTTAGCAGATGTTGCCTTCCCTTCTGCAATATGTAAATCATCCACTAATCTCCTTCTAGCTTGGCTTTTGGTACTAAACCTAAAGGGAAACATGAATGGCTTCTGTCCAAGTGATGCTCATAAGATTACCAGCAGATCTTCAGAAACAGTTGCATTGTTGGAAGTTCTGAAGCACGTTGCCATCACAGAGGAAGCTGATGACTTGAAGGCTGCTGTTGCCAACTTAGTGGAATCAACCAAAAATTGCAGTGGACCCAGTGAGAGAGAACAAAGCACAGTACCAGCAAATTATATGGCAACCAGCACTCAGAGTGCTGTcaagaataatgaaaatgaaagtacacaGAAGACTATCTTGGATGAAGGCTCCTCTGTCAGGGAGGACTGTGGCCCTGAGTTCTGTGTTTCAGAAATGATTGGGAAGTCACATAACTCTCCATGTGAGGTGTGCACTGTGAATATGACTTGTCCTCCAAAAGGGATAGGTAACCTGAGTGATACCTCTGTCACTAGAAACAGTTGTACTATGAGTCAGCCCTCCACAAATGATGCTTCTTACCTTAGAAAGACCTGTTTACTTACAGATGATGTGTGTGCCCATAAGGCTTGTGCTCAGGAGAACAGTATCTATGAGGCACCTTACCCAAGTGATGAGACTAACATTCCCATCAGAGACTGCAATACAATTGACTCTGtgaattcaaaagaaaacaaatgcattgaTGATTTAGAATTAACTGAAAATCTCAAAGGAGTTGATGAAGTTCTAAAAGATCTAAATATTTTGGCAGACCCTATGTATAAAACTGACTGTAATATGTCAGCATCATCTCAAAATGTTAGTAACTTAAGCTCCCATGGTCTTTTTCTAAGTAAAATGGATCCAGAATTTGATAAGGACTATAGTCCCCTAGGAGAATCTAATAACTGCTCACTTAAGAAAGTTGTGACTAAAAAGAAACATCTACCATTTGATAAGGAAGAATCAAGGACTTCTGAAGAGCCAGGATCGATAACCAATAGCATGACATCGGGTGAAAGAAATAACATTTCAGAATTAGAATCTTTTGAAGAATTAGAAAGCCAAGACACAGATATCTTTGATATAAAGGACACTGCTGAAGAAAAAGCTGAGGAATCAATGGAAAAAGAGGTAGAAGCTACTTTGGAATTGATGAACATATCAGGTAGGAATattaaagaagaggagagaagtaCTATGACAACTGGTAGTGGGCAGGTGACACCACCATCTTTAGTTTTTTGTTACGATTctaataaaaacactgaaaaggaGATCAGTGTAGGAGAAACTAAGATGAGAGTTAAAATGATGGTACAAAGCATGGAAAATGTAAGTCATACAGAGTCctcacttaatttaaaaaaacataatagaaACCCAGTAGCTTCAGACTGGTCAGGTTATAGAACAGACAGCGAGAATGGACACCCTTGTACGGCGTCCAGTGATGATCACTATGACAGTGATGAcacagcccaagagaaagaataCAACAGAGGATTTGTCAAAAGGGCAATAGAAAAGCTTTATGGCAAGGCAGAGATCATCAAATCACCGTTTTTCCATGGGGCTATACACAAATCTCAAGTTTGTCCTTATAATCCTGTGGAAGATCAGGGTGCTAAAAAATCAAGCCTTTATGGTTCTGAATGCCAGTCAATGGTCTCTTCTGAACAGGTATCTAGACGTTCACACATGTTGCAGGAATTCCAGGAGAAAAGACAAGGTGAAGTTGACGTTAGTAGTACAGGAGATGGGTTTGCAGGCAACAGCATAGAAAAGGCTACAAAACCAACTGAACATGACAGGGTCTTtgcagaaaaagagagggggaaactGGTTGACAATGGCAAATGGCTCCTCCGAGAAAATCATTTGTGGAGGGTGTCATCTGACAACCCTGGCATGTATGGCAATGCAGACACGACATCAGTGGATACTCTAACTGATAAGAACAGCAGTGAGGTGCCATATTCACATTTTGGAGATTTGGCTCCTGGTCCAACAATGGCTGAATTGTCCTCTTCAGAACTGGAGGAAATGACTCAACCCCTTGAAATGAAATGCAACTATTTTAACTTTCCTCACGGCAGTGACTCTGAACCCTTTTGTGACGACTTCCTAGATATTCAGAATAAAACCTGTTCTAAAGAGAGAATACCCAAGCATCACACAGAGGAGAAGGATAATTATCCATCTGAAAGCACACGCCCATCTGCTACTCAAGCCTTTGCTCCTGCTGGTAATAAAGTCCACCCTGTCTGTGATAATGTTATTAAAAGTCAACCATTACCCAGAAGTAATGTAACCCATGGTGCACTTCAGGAAGGCGACTCTTTGGATAAACTTTATGCTCTTTGTGGTCAACATTGTCCAATACTAACTGTTATTGTTCAACCTGTAAATGAGGAAGACCGAGGATTTGCTTATAGAAAAGATTCTGATATTGAAAATTCTTTGGGTTTTCAGTTATGGATGAAAATATATCCATTTCTGCTACagtcaaacaaaaacatgttcagcAGTGGGAACAATAAAGTGAGTGTTGGCAAAGAATTTATTGATAATGGCATTGGTGATTTGTTTAATgaactctattttaaaaacaggattgtCCTGGTGGatgaaaaaatgaaacacaaacatGCCAACTCTTTGGAGGAAgatattaatttgaaaaaattccaattattttttaaaaaaagactttcagaTTGTTTGCAGACATCATTGCTAGTTGTAGGGAATATGAATTCTAATACACTAAAGCCCAGCAACTGGACAAATAACTTCAAATTTGTTGATGAAAATAATAACTTAATTAACAGATTTCAGAACTCAAGAGAAAATTCCAACCGAGCAGTAAGAGAAAATACCAGTTGTCAGTTTCCCTTTGGACTATGTGGTCTAGTTTACTTCTTAGATACTTGTCAAGTTGAGAAATCCTTAAAtatcaaaaccagaaatgaattagaaatatattatattttagatGGTGAAATTCTTTTCatatgggaagaagaaaatgaactgaATGTAATAGATATTGAAAGCAATAATGAGCAAGATGACTCATAG